Proteins encoded within one genomic window of Scheffersomyces stipitis CBS 6054 chromosome 3, complete sequence:
- a CDS encoding predicted protein, with product MSTLGKIDELVSWSKSNGALVSQNVSFRQISPGNIGAFYGSSHGEDAKLEGYQMRLPVKLVVTLCDAIESFQKDSEGDFKEISRQTSSINSLLKLYLARERSSKYLTSSFYKPYLQLLPTLKDINSPYCWTADDKDLLKGTNLGNSLKENIGQLVEEWWQVINLLPESVEKPDAHFVNMKFYYEFKFYKDEDLYNYFVVQNENDADNWTSFPNYLWASLILKSRSFPAYLLKSAVDADFKRDEAMLLPLVDLLNHDSKANVSWSVDDKCFNFKSDSVVPNAQLYNNYGLKGNEELLLAYGFCIEDNASDSVALKIKIPQHLMSELQKNNIKLPTIEDYTTSVVRSDNEKKAKGDEYEDGVLFFITNDNLPENLLEVFQFLVKNKWENNGITLRMKLAGLNQLRQALESKNNLLNTDIVSKSNNAATIKTYIQSQRKIYLANIKKIKRLEKELLSDSENKPHLVTLKNVFKKDHKFQQSLLVSLGVSSYDEIVNSQFSDQAWLLYLIRCYNRDEYVNPNESDSLGDDDNYLPKWIKDAFLRVEKEEGEPSAAEVVQYKDLYLGLIPQLAEIVPEIYNRGKWRVQELIRSAKLLDTISFVRGKEQECILVETE from the coding sequence TGTCAGTCAAAATGTTTCGTTCAGGCAGATTTCTCCTGGGAATATCGGCGCTTTCTATGGAAGTAGCCATGGAGAAGATGCCAAACTTGAAGGATATCAAATGAGATTACCCGTAAAACTTGTAGTGACGCTTTGTGATGCCATTGAATCCTTTCAGAAAGATAGCGAGGGTGATTTCAAAGAGATTTCTAGACAGACTTCCAGTATAAATTCgttattgaagttgtaTCTTGCACGTGAGAGAAGCAGCAAGTATTTGACGTCTTCGTTCTATAAGCcatatttgcaattgcttcCTACTTTGAAAGATATCAACTCGCCTTACTGTTGGACTGCTGATGATAAGGACCTCCTTAAGGGAACCAATCTAGGAAACTCTCTCAAAGAGAATATAGGTCAATTGGTAGAAGAATGGTGGCAAGTTATCAATTTGTTACCAGAATCCGTTGAAAAGCCAGATGCCCATTTTGTCAATATGAAGTTCTACTATGAGTTCAAATTCTACAAGGACGAAGACTTGTACAATTATTTTGTAGTTCAGAATGAAAACGATGCAGACAACTGGACCAGTTTTCCAAACTATTTGTGGGCATCGTTGATTTTGAAATCTCGGTCTTTTCCAGCctatttgttgaagtcgGCAGTCGATGCTGATTTCAAACGTGATGAGGCCATGCTTTTGCCTCTTGTAGACTTGTTGAACCATGACTCGAAGGCTAATGTAAGCTGGTCTGTTGACGACAAGtgcttcaacttcaagtcagACTCTGTAGTACCCAATGCCCAATTGTATAACAACTACGGTTTGAAGGGTAATGAGGAACTATTGCTAGCATACGGCTTCTGCATTGAGGATAACGCATCAGACTCTGTAGCTTTAAAAATCAAAATCCCTCAGCATCTTATGTctgaattgcaaaagaacAATATTAAGTTGCCAACTATAGAAGACTATACCACTTCTGTAGTTAGAAGTGATAATGAAAAAAAGGCCAAAGGGGATGAATATGAGGATGGTGTACTTTTTTTCATCACAAACGACAACTTGCCAGAGAATTTGCTCGAGGTATTTCAGTTTTTGGTAAAGAATAAATGGGAAAACAACGGAATAACATTGAGAATGAAATTGGCCGGATTGAACCAATTACGCCAAGCTCTTGAAAGTAAGAACAACCTTTTGAACACCGATATTGTTCTGAAGAGTAACAATGCTGCCACCATTAAAACTTACATCCAGTCGCAAAGAAAGATATACTTGGCcaatatcaagaaaatcaagaGACTCGAGAAGGAACTATTGTCTGACTCTGAAAATAAACCTCATCTCGTGACGTTAAAAAATGTCTTCAAGAAAGACCATAAGTTCCAACAGTCTCTCTTAGTGAGCTTGGGAGTGTCGTCGTATGATGAGATTGTAAATTCgcagtttctggatcaagCCTGGCTCTTGTATTTGATCAGATGCTACAACCGCGACGAATATGTTAATCCTAATGAAAGTGACTCTCTCGGAGATGATGATAACTACTTGCCCAAGTGGATAAAAGACGCATTTTTGCGtgtagaaaaagaagaaggtgagCCTAGTGCTGCTGAGGTTGTACAATACAAGGACTTGTATCTTGGTTTGATTCCACAGTTGGCTGAGATTGTTCCTGAGATCTACAACAGGGGTAAATGGAGAGTTCAGGAACTTATACGGAgtgccaagttgttggataCGATTAGTTTTGTACGTGGCAAAGAGCAGGAGTGTATTCTTGTAGAGACAGAATGA
- a CDS encoding yeast pho88, which translates to MNPAVTNIVVMLVMMQVSRRLDLENPDILFYVRVAYLSCQAIALGVYLFTRAKINAKNDLTTLKYVEPANPMAGESEPRAVVTTVKEYDLQQVNAQLKGVAQGLAMMGFMHLYMKYTNPLVMQSVSSVKSAFESNIVKIHLFGTPASGDLKRPFKAAPGFLSALTGGAGEVKTDKASVESAEISGAGGIKED; encoded by the coding sequence ATGAACCCAGCCGTCACCAACATCGTGGTCATGCTTGTCATGATGCAAGTGTCCCGTCGTTTGGACTTGGAGAACCCCGACATTCTCTTCTACGTCCGTGTGGCCTACTTGTCTTGCCAGGCCATAGCCTTGGGGGTCTACCTTTTCACCAGAGCCAAGATCAACGCCAAAAACGACTTGACCACCTTGAAGTACGTCGAGCCTGCCAACCCTATGGCTGGCGAATCCGAGCCTAGAGCTGTCGTCACCACTGTCAAGGAATACGACTTGCAGCAGGTCAATGCCCAACTCAAGGGTGTAGCTCAGGGTTTGGCCATGATGGGTTTCATGCATCTCTACATGAAGTACACCAACCCATTGGTAATGCAGTCTGTTTCTTCCGTCAAGTCGGCTTTTGAATCCAACATCGTCAAGATCCACTTGTTTGGAACTCCAGCCTCCGGCGACTTGAAGAGACCTTTCAAGGCTGCTCCAGGCTTTTTGTCTGCCTTGACCGGTGGAGCCGGTGAAGTCAAGACTGACAAGGCTTCGGTCGAAAGTGCTGAAATCAGCGGTGCTGGTGGTATCAAGGAAGATTAG
- a CDS encoding staphylococcal nuclease domain-containing protein 1 (go_function nucleic acid binding; nuclease activity), with translation MSLFVAKVKNVLSGDTVVLVPSKTAQFPAPERVLTLSYVRANDSFAAKEYLRNLLIGKEIKFKVNYKNPQTGREFGDVQAPIFKSLIQYLLEKGLVKLKDNFSENDGDIYYDLKEVENSAKLNNLGVWNTTSSENIELVSLTENIINKSQKYPIKAIVEKVISGDRVVARIIVKENQHVSTALLLAGIKAPRTDDVNQPAATTKVAQQAKAFVEDKLLTTKAELTVSIVGESQTGVPIALIHHSSGNNIHEKLLEQGLGEIVDWQSTMIGSSAMGGLRRAEQTAKALGKGLYANSTRPSGGSTAGSGVSSKSLKPGSTIENVQIAKVVNADTLVIRLPHSEEELTVQLASIRGPRPNDTTITSDHQKQQALVSTAREFVRHQVIGKTGTIFIDGYRNENKELGFDARFLVSFKYNNNIDLSETLVQNGWATVIRHNKATSHERSLNWDRLIEIEEEQKKQAKKGLFTSGDITKVLTVGTRVIDASENFAKAKTFFNGFKQKGRISGYYVEFVPSINRVKLFNPKEGLKLTLILGGLTNERSEALGEQGVKFLNKKFLQRAVEFDIYDTDKIGSFIGNLYASNNSLSPVQVNLLEQGLTKTHEIAINANSFAGELIKAEESAQSSKKGVWAGYDPAKAKAELDQTAAKLNELNLESLKPKFFDVEIVDVDNTGVVSFHHLDGATVAKFGDFKKKFNDFHLKLPSASTQSVDLPHNLTKAPKKGELVSAKFAENSKYYRAKVVNFDKASNKYEVKHLDFGNVDKVPLNSLRLLPAQFNLQAFPVFAHTATLQNLRLPPKTPTDYLTDALYALEDLTFEKKLVISALPSSNPSVEYEGIFYDAEESLKDSTYTINKQLVSEGWAIVDTKNVKPPVKDYVNELVTVQNKAKSQHSGCWEFGDVSFDDEDTF, from the coding sequence ATGTCCTTGTTTGTagccaaagtcaagaatGTGTTGAGCGGTGACACCGTGGTGCTTGTTCCCTCGAAAACGGCACAATTTCCAGCTCCAGAAAGAGTCTTGACTCTCTCTTACGTCAGAGCCAACGACTCTTTTGCTGCCAAGGAGTACTTGAGAAACTTGTTGATTGGCAAGGAGATAAAGTTCAAGGTCAACTACAAGAACCCTCAAACCGGTCGTGAGTTTGGTGACGTCCAGGCTCCtattttcaagtctttgatcCAGTACCTCTTGGAAAAGGGTttggtcaagttgaaggataACTTCCTGGAAAACGACGGGGACATTTATTacgacttgaaggaagtCGAGAACAGTgccaaattgaacaacttgggCGTGTGGAACACCACCAGTTCAGAAAATATTGAACTTGTATCTCTTACTGaaaacatcatcaacaagtcacAGAAGTACCCGATCAAGGCCATTGTAGAAAAAGTCATCAGTGGTGACAGAGTTGTGGCTCGTATCATCGTCAAGGAAAACCAACACGTTTCCACTGCGTTGTTGTTGGCTGGTATCAAGGCTCCGAGAACCGATGACGTTAACCAACCTGCTGCTACCACCAAAGTAGCCCAACAGGCTAAAGCCTTTGTGGAAGACAAGCTCTTGACAACCAAGGCCGAATTGACTGTTTCCATTGTAGGTGAGTCTCAGACAGGGGTTCCAATAGCTTTAATTCACCATTCCTCTGGCAACAACATTCacgagaagttgttggaacaGGGCCTTGGAGAAATTGTAGACTGGCAATCGACCATGATTGGCTCTTCTGCAATGGGAGGCTTGAGAAGAGCAGAGCAAACGGCTAAAGCTTTAGGTAAAGGTTTGTATGCCAATTCTACTCGTCCATCAGGCGGTTCCACTGCTGGTTCAGGTGTTTCCAGCAAGTCGTTAAAGCCTGGCTCCACTATTGAGAATGTTCAGATTGCCAAGGTTGTCAATGCGGATACTTTGGTTATCCGTTTGCCTcattctgaagaagagttgacAGTGCAACTTGCTTCTATTAGAGGCCCCAGACCAAACGACACTACTATCACTTCAGACCACCAAAAACAACAGGCTCTTGTTTCTACAGCCCGTGAATTTGTCAGACATCAAGTTATTGGCAAGACTGGTACTATCTTCATCGATGGTTACAGAAACGAGAATAAAGAGTTGGGTTTTGACGCTAGATTTTTGGTTAGcttcaagtacaacaataatatcGACTTGTCCGAAACGCTTGTACAAAACGGTTGGGCTACTGTCATCAGACATAACAAGGCTACTTCCCATGAGAGATCATTGAACTGGGACAGATTGATTGAgatcgaagaagaacagaagaagcaggCTAAAAAGGGTTTGTTCACAAGCGGTGACATCACCAAGGTGTTAACCGTAGGCACAAGAGTTATTGATGCTTCCGAGAACTTTGCAAAAGCCAAGACATTCTTCAATGGGTTCAAGCAGAAGGGCAGAATTTCTGGCTACTACGTCGAATTCGTGCCTTCTATCAATAGAGTCAAGTTATTCAACCCTAAGGAAGGGTTGAAATTGACGTTGATCTTGGGTGGTTTGACCAACGAAAGATCTGAAGCTTTGGGAGAGCAAGGTGTCAAATTTTTGAACAAAAAGTTCTTGCAGAGAGCCGTAGAGTTCGATATCTACGATACCGACAAGATCGGTTCTTTCATTGGTAACTTGTACGCATCCAACAACAGTTTGTCTCCTGTACAAGTCAATTTATTGGAACAGGGTTTGACCAAGACCCACGAAATAGCCATCAATGCCAATTCGTTTGCTGGTGAATTGATCAAGGCCGAGGAATCTGCTCAATCATCCAAAAAGGGTGTCTGGGCTGGCTATGATCCAGCAAAGGCTAAGGCTGAGTTGGACCAGACTGCTGCTAAGCTCAACgaattgaacttggaatcgTTGAAGCCAAAGTTCTTCGATGTTGAAATCGTAGATGTAGACAACACTGGTGTTGTTTCGTTCCACCATTTGGACGGAGCCACTGTTGCCAAGTTTGGcgatttcaagaaaaagttTAACGACTTCCATCTCAAGCTCCCCAGCGCTAGCACTCAATCTGTAGATTTGCCTCACAACTTAACCAAGGCTCCTAAGAAGGGTGAGTTAGTCAGTGCAAAATTTGCTGAAAACAGCAAGTACTACAGAGCCAAGGTCGTCAACTTTGACAAGGCTTCCAACAAGTACGAAGTCAAGCACTTGGATTTCGGCAACGTGGACAAGGTTCCTTTGAATTCCTTGCGTTTGTTGCCTGCCCAGTTCAACTTGCAGGCTTTTCCTGTTTTCGCTCACACGGCTACGTTACAGAACTTGAGATTACCTCCTAAGACTCCTACTGATTACTTAACTGATGCCTTGTATGCGTTGGAAGACTTAACGTttgagaagaagttggtgatcAGTGCTTTGCCATCTTCGAACCCAAGCGTGGAATATGAAGGTATTTTCTATGATGCCGAAGAGTCGTTGAAGGACTCTACCTACACCATTAACAAGCAATTGGTCAGTGAAGGTTGGGCCATTGTAGACACCAAGAACGTTAAGCCACCTGTCAAGGACTATGTCAACGAGTTAGTAACTGTTCAGAACAAGGCCAAGTCGCAGCATTCGGGATGCTGGGAGTTTGGAGATGTGTCTTTTGATGACGAGGACACTTTCTAA
- a CDS encoding predicted protein (go_function ubiquitin conjugating enzyme activity~go_process protein modification; ubiquitin cycle) produces MAPRSTAQKRLLKEYQQLARDAPPGIVAGPVSEDDLFKWECLLEGPPDTPYENGVFPATLSFPKDYPLSPPSLKFDPPLLHPNIYADGTVCISILHPSGEDPNQYERPEERWSPVQSIEKILLSVMSMLAEPNPESGANIDACKLWRDNRAEYNSQIKKHVRESLGL; encoded by the coding sequence ATGGCTCCTCGCTCTACAGCTCAAAAGAGACTTTTAAAAGAATACCAACAGCTTGCCAGAGACGCTCCTCCAGGTATAGTGGCTGGTCCGGTTTCGGAGGATGATCTCTTCAAGTGGGAATGTTTGCTTGAAGGCCCCCCGGACACTCCTTATGAGAACGGGGTGTTTCCAGCTACTCTCAGCTTTCCCAAGGATTACCCTTTGAGTCCACCTTCTCTCAAATTCGATCCTCCATTGTTACATCCCAACATTTATGCCGACGGTACAGTGTGTATCTCGATTTTGCATCCGTCTGGTGAAGATCCCAACCAGTACGAACGTCCTGAAGAAAGATGGTCGCCCGTTCAGAGCattgaaaagattttgTTGAGTGTGATGTCTATGTTGGCCGAGCCAAACCCGGAAAGTGGGGCCAATATCGATGCCTGTAAGTTATGGAGAGACAACAGGGCTGAGTACAATAGCCAGATCAAGAAACATGTCAGAGAACTGTTGGGATTGTAG
- a CDS encoding predicted protein (go_function oxidoreductase activity~go_process electron transport), protein MYNPNERVVQVAVIGAGVAGLKAASTLVNKLGDAQVVVLEAQDRLGGRILTDTTSSKLGLNYDLGAAWFHDSLTNPVLKEALEEEDKSVFDFEKDAYFDDKDTQFFSSDHDGPIDVASLKINRVSEDLEKFIELYFVESLEVPDSSLEEVNSKFFEKYGKFLTDEQRHYCRNIIRHYELWYGITWDLISGKHAIMDHNGRNLLNKNGYKFLIEKLTSNIPSQSVYTEQQVVSIDRKNKVHDKKVLIQTKQGLRIYCDYIVVTVPQSVLQLKSASEYGITWNPPLPSNITSALESIHFGALGKVIFEFDEVWWDPEEDRFDILADITPGFVASQEIKSPPVPFSYPAFVVNFASVHKEKNLPGGSLVVLTQSPLTQYLESSPASEAWKFYKPMLAKLALPGKNITEPINIIKTNWTNNPYIRGSYAALHTDDDPSELIIQLSGEFDGCGLIDKNIRFAGEHTISDGAGCVHGAYMSGLREADWIINDLSDSISNI, encoded by the coding sequence ATGTACAATCCTAACGAGAGAGTGGTTCAGGTTGCTGTGATCGGCGCTGGAGTTGCTGGGTTGAAAGCTGCTTCGACGTTAGTTAACAAGCTAGGAGATGCTCAGGTAGTAGTTCTTGAAGCTCAGGATCGTCTAGGAGGTCGTATTTTGACAGATACGACACTGTCAAAACTTGGCTTAAACTACGACCTCGGGGCTGCTTGGTTTCATGATTCGTTGACTAATCCCGTGTTAAAGgaagctcttgaagaagaagacaagtCTGTATTTGATTTCGAAAAGGATGCATATTTTGATGACAAAGATactcaatttttcagctcGGACCACGACGGACCCATTGATGTCGCCAGCTTGAAAATCAACCGAGTCAGCGAAGACTTGGAGAAGTTCATTGAATTGTACTTTGTTGAATCTCTAGAAGTGCCTGATTCGTcgttggaagaagtcaacTCAAAGTTCTTCGAAAAGTACGGCAAATTTTTGACAGATGAGCAAAGGCACTATTGTCGCAATATTATCAGACATTACGAATTATGGTATGGTATCACCTGGGATTTGATTAGTGGTAAGCACGCCATCATGGATCATAACGGAagaaacttgttgaacaagaacgGCTATAAATTCCTTATCGAGAAATTGACAAGTAATATTCCGCTGCAGTCGGTTTATACTGAACAACAGGTTGTAAGCATCGATAGAAAGAATAAGGTTCACGACAAGAAGGTTCTCATTCAAACAAAGCAAGGATTGCGTATCTATTGTGACTATATAGTAGTAACTGTTCCACAGAGTGTTCTACAGCTTAAATCTGCATCTGAATACGGCATTACCTGGAATCCACCATTGCCATCCAATATCACTTCTGCCTTGGAGAGTATTCATTTTGGGGCTCTAGGTAAGGTGATATTCGAATTTGATGAGGTATGGTGggatccagaagaagatagatTTGATATTTTGGCCGACATTACACCTGGGTTCGTCGCCTCACAGGAAATTAAACTGCCTCCAGTTCCGTTTTCATATCCAGCCTTCGTTGTTAATTTTGCTTCCGTTCACAAGGAGAAAAACCTCCCTGGTGGATCATTGGTAGTTCTTACCCAGTCTCCATTGACACAATATCTAGAATCTTCTCCAGCTCTGGAAGCATGGAAATTCTACAAACCCATGCTTGCAAAACTTGCCCTTCCAGGAAAGAATATCACGGAACCCATCAATATCATCAAGACTAACTGGACAAACAATCCATATATAAGAGGATCTTATGCTGCACTTCATACTGATGATGACCCTTCGGAGTTGATTATACAGCTTTCAGGAGAATTTGACGGCTGTGGTTTGATTGATAAGAATATCCGATTTGCAGGTGAACATACTATTCTGGATGGTGCTGGTTGTGTTCATGGCGCATATATGAGCGGTCTTCGTGAAGCAGACTGGATCATTAATGACTTGAGCGACTCAATCAGCAATATCTAG
- a CDS encoding predicted protein, protein MSSQFDADNADNLEEIEKQFAVKAVNQAETYWGLLEKIPGSTLKLTKHDDDIFESLLQDFPEFKEPAKVAEIRESEMKSPEGKKRWRDFCEKFNEIEDYNFGTLLRTKSNEFYTQEGTIFAVRIQFYAIEIARNRYGLNDWAVLKK, encoded by the coding sequence ATGTCGTCCCAATTCGATGCTGACAACGCCGACAATTTAgaggaaattgaaaagCAATTCGCCGTCAAAGCTGTCAACCAGGCTGAAACATACTGGggtcttcttgaaaaaatCCCAGGCTCCACCTTAAAGTTGACTAAACACGATGACGATATCTTCGAGTCACTTTTGCAAGACTTCCCAGAATTCAAGGAACCTGCCAAAGTGGCGGAAATCAGGGAACTGGAAATGAAATCGCCAGAAGGTAAGAAAAGATGGAGAGACTTCtgtgaaaagttcaacgaaattgaagactACAACTTTGGTACTTTGTTGAGAACCAAGTCAAATGAGTTTTACACACAAGAAGGAACCATTTTTGCTGTGAGAATCCAGTTTTATGCTATTGAAATCGCTAGAAACAGATATGGTTTGAATGACTGGGCTGTTCTCAAGAAGTAA
- a CDS encoding predicted protein, translating to MSNGRSGPVPKGSSQNGSQWSTSQNSNQQTQHQQSQQTQNQQQQVQINTNAYTLPGVINYLTSEFTNLERYKIMTNLEKSEMKYKIVQLQGELNSLRFVNGKQKTVIDQLKKENSDLKKKLDEKLAVSARKGSEEIEENKESDSKSVSKGSESKSSSSNATLISEYDEYAEIPEIDLSIIKKSRQQLTKSMKEIVQLLKTPSVKSVNYLDLPDPHGSNVNEFDVLFEHQDHDHDLLDGDNSFVKSRDRKNYKDNSVVASFFGDRAVKESIKIHDDDGEDDDDEKGEGIDAFSQLEKRASQLQKRIEDENQSNQAESAFSVRFLEPSDLLSAPKETIMPSSLTDESDTETVVIDESREDDDYEELAEPNVSPVKPVKHTNISLSESGESDLTPPAEGGYKSFSYGIYSTKIRKPESNSSPEYEVTITDSDEQQIFDKKIQLSISFDKISSLYPIVMNGVVTSFLLVEADGSIQAITLDSDEPEKLLYNLRSSIHDVQSDALIEFTPKTTETSKSYGLAVSGVSQTGQFVSRVFQITYDTSVGFVSKEIGNYNRSFLTKSKANEDVEFVGWIASETELASSKLPVSPRSRVRHSDKKGLFCDDVSLSPYKLLYKVGSKWLELNIVSKQTIFVKQPPNIGN from the coding sequence ATGAGCAACGGCAGATCCGGTCCTGTTCCCAAGGGCAGCAGCCAGAACGGGTCACAATGGCTGACTTCACAGAATTCAAATCAACAAACACAACACCAACAGAGCCAGCAAACTCAAaaccaacagcaacaagTACAGATTAATACCAATGCCTACACATTACCAGGAGTGATCAACTACCTCACTTCAGAGTTCACGAATCTCGAGAGATACAAAATAATGACAAACTTGGAGAAACTGGAGATGAAGTACAAGAtagttcaacttcaggGCGAATTGAATTCGCTTCGCTTCGTCAATGGAAAACAGAAGACTGTGATTGACCAGctcaaaaaagaaaacagtGATTTaaaaaagaaattggatgaaaaattggcaGTTTCTGCTAGGAAAGGTTCTGAGGAAATTGAGGAAAATAAGGAATCAGACTCAAAATCAGTTCTGAAAGGTTCAGAGTCAAAATCGTCTAGTCTGAATGCAACATTGATTTCTGAATACGATGAATACGCAGAGATACCTGAAATCGACTTGCTGATAATCAAGAAGTCTCGTCAACAACTTACGAAGTCTATGAAAGAAATAGTCCAGCTTCTCAAGACTCCATCAGTGAAAAGCGTCAACTACCTTGATTTACCTGATCCTCACGGAAGCAATGTTAACGAATTTGATGTGTTATTTGAACATCAGGACCACGACcatgatcttcttgatggaGACAACTCTTTCGTAAAGTCTCGTGATAGAAAAAATTATAAAGATAACTCTGTTGTAGCACTGTTTTTTGGCGATAGAGCAGTTAAAGAACTGATCAAGATTCATGACGATGACGGagaagacgacgatgacgaaaaAGGCGAAGGAATAGATGCGTTTTCCCAATTAGAAAAGAGAGCATCGCAATTGCAGAAacgaattgaagatgagaACCAAAGTAACCAGGCTGAATCGGCTTTTTCAGTTCGATTCCTCGAGCCTTCAGACCTCTTGTCGGCGCCTAAAGAAACCATAATGCCATCATCGCTTACTGATGAAAGTGATACTGAGACTGTAGTGATCGACGAGAGCagagaagatgacgacTACGAAGAATTGGCAGAGCCAAACGTTTCACCAGTAAAGCCGGTTAAACACACGAATATCAGTCTATCGGAATCTGGTGAGTCCGATTTGACTCCTCCGGCAGAAGGTGGCTATAAAAGTTTTAGCTACGGCATCTATAGTACGAAGATTAGAAAGCCAGAAAGCAATTCTAGTCCAGAGTACGAAGTGACGATCACTGATTCCGACGAACAGCAAATATTCGATAAGAAAATACAGTTGTCAATATCTTTCGATAAGATATCGCTGTTATACCCCATAGTGATGAACGGTGTAGTCACTTCGTTTTTGCTAGTAGAAGCCGATGGCAGTATACAGGCTATAACCCTTGATAGTGATGAACCAGAAAAACTCCTCTACAATTTGAGAAGTTCAATTCACGATGTACAAAGTGATGCCCTTATTGAGTTCACTCCCAAGACTACCGAAACCAGCAAAAGCTATGGACTAGCTGTGAGTGGAGTTAGTCAAACAGGTCAGTTTGTGCTGAGAGTGTTCCAGATCACTTACGATACCAGTGTCGGTTTTGTTAGCAAGGAAATTGGGAACTATAACCGATCATTCTTGACCAAGAGCAAGGCtaatgaagatgtagaattCGTAGGTTGGATTGCATCCGAAACAGAACTCGCGTCGTCGAAGCTACCTGTTTCTCCCAGAAGTAGAGTTAGGCACAGCGACAAGAAGGGCTTATTCTGCGACGACGTATCGTTATCCCCCTACAAGCTCTTGTACAAAGTGGGCAGCAAATGGCTAGAGTTGAATATTGTTCTGAAGCAGACTATATTTGTTAAGCAGCCACCCAACATAGGTAATTAA